The following coding sequences are from one Patescibacteria group bacterium window:
- a CDS encoding radical SAM protein, producing MKTPNVCVIKLPGVKNYAVVSPGRIVYGLNACEEDMRVLVEEEMQNVLSQSGELLPSPNTGAKLSWIPTFDCNLRCVYCYALGGETKEYLPLEYAVASLRAVGESKGFDYLDIYLVGGGEPLLGFETVKEGVQLARAMFEEVAVHVVTNGTFDEAVFEWLVEQDANVRVSYDGPFHTLQRPYADGSSSWETVRGNIKRLVVAGFDSVVQCIVTAQGVVGMRSVVDDIVSLGVQVVKMEPMLSTDVSRSGKVLVPKPKVFARALLDVVQYVVEHGLNVKVDTGFFTEPSAGYYCGMPRGNIIVTPHGLITSCVEVARPSDPYADLVVCGKISELGWEIYEERREKLAELHFNKYGGGCSRCNFRLLCQGGCPMANIWQSGLPVRKSAFTCSVEHELLPKLLLMLAENPHIADVIMEDVEVEVC from the coding sequence ATGAAAACCCCAAATGTTTGTGTTATCAAGCTTCCTGGGGTTAAGAATTATGCTGTAGTAAGTCCCGGGAGAATTGTTTATGGGTTGAACGCTTGTGAAGAGGATATGAGGGTTTTGGTTGAGGAGGAAATGCAGAATGTTCTAAGCCAGTCGGGAGAATTGCTCCCTTCTCCCAATACAGGGGCCAAACTGTCTTGGATACCCACCTTTGACTGCAATTTACGTTGTGTGTATTGCTATGCGTTGGGTGGGGAAACCAAAGAATACTTACCGCTTGAGTATGCTGTCGCGTCGTTGCGGGCGGTTGGTGAGAGTAAAGGTTTTGATTATCTGGACATTTACCTTGTTGGTGGTGGAGAACCTTTGCTGGGGTTTGAAACAGTCAAAGAGGGTGTTCAGTTAGCGCGAGCAATGTTTGAAGAAGTGGCTGTTCATGTTGTCACTAATGGGACTTTTGATGAGGCTGTGTTCGAGTGGTTAGTTGAACAGGATGCCAATGTAAGAGTATCTTATGATGGGCCATTCCATACCTTGCAGAGACCCTACGCTGACGGAAGTTCTTCTTGGGAAACTGTGCGGGGCAATATAAAGCGACTTGTTGTAGCCGGTTTTGACTCTGTAGTTCAATGTATCGTCACGGCCCAAGGAGTTGTTGGTATGAGGTCGGTTGTGGACGATATTGTTTCTTTGGGTGTTCAAGTGGTCAAGATGGAACCAATGTTATCAACAGATGTCTCAAGGTCTGGTAAGGTTTTGGTGCCGAAGCCTAAAGTGTTTGCAAGAGCCTTGCTGGATGTGGTTCAATATGTAGTGGAGCATGGCCTAAATGTAAAAGTAGACACTGGTTTTTTCACAGAGCCTTCAGCGGGATACTACTGTGGGATGCCCAGGGGAAATATTATTGTTACCCCGCATGGTTTAATAACCTCTTGTGTCGAAGTTGCCAGGCCATCCGACCCTTATGCAGATTTGGTTGTATGTGGTAAGATTAGTGAACTAGGATGGGAAATTTACGAGGAGAGGAGAGAAAAGCTTGCGGAGTTGCATTTTAACAAGTATGGTGGGGGGTGTAGCAGATGCAACTTTAGGCTTCTTTGCCAAGGCGGTTGTCCTATGGCAAATATATGGCAATCGGGTTTGCCTGTTAGAAAATCCGCCTTTACCTGTTCTGTAGAGCATGAGCTTTTGCCAAAGCTTCTCCTAATGCTGGCTGAAAACCCTCATATAGCCGATGTGATTATGGAGGATGTTGAGGTGGAAGTTTGCTAA
- a CDS encoding GNAT family N-acetyltransferase: MLLEFTNKLIIRKASIADIPKIVSIHKDCVLKINSKFYTVDVIKEWADTISFENVLGQFNNTEWIVCELDKEIVGFAQYSTKDKTLFQIQVSPKFQRKGIGNKFYRYIEKEFIKSSQKVIFLNSTLKAVVFYKGLGFRKVGGIKFVLSEQFIKMIKMEKVIG, from the coding sequence ATGCTTTTAGAATTTACGAATAAACTTATCATAAGAAAAGCCTCTATAGCGGATATTCCAAAGATTGTTTCTATTCATAAAGATTGCGTTTTAAAAATAAATTCCAAATTTTACACGGTTGATGTTATTAAAGAGTGGGCAGATACGATTAGCTTCGAAAATGTTTTGGGACAATTCAATAATACAGAATGGATTGTGTGTGAACTGGATAAAGAAATAGTCGGTTTTGCCCAGTATTCTACAAAAGATAAAACCCTTTTTCAAATTCAAGTTAGTCCTAAATTTCAAAGAAAAGGTATTGGTAATAAATTTTATAGATACATAGAGAAGGAATTTATCAAGTCCAGCCAAAAGGTAATATTTTTAAATTCAACGCTTAAGGCGGTAGTTTTTTATAAAGGTTTGGGTTTTAGAAAAGTAGGGGGTATAAAATTTGTATTGAGTGAGCAGTTTATTAAAATGATAAAGATGGAGAAGGTAATTGGGTGA